From a region of the Kaistia sp. 32K genome:
- the alaS gene encoding alanine--tRNA ligase, with protein MSSVNDIRSAYLGFYQKNGHEIVASSPLVPRNDPTLMFTNAGMVQFKDYFTGRSAAPYPRATTSQKCVRAGGKHNDLDNVGYTARHHTFFEMLGNFSFGDYFKERAIELAWTLVTKEFGLAKEKLCVTVYHDDEEAFGLWKKIAGLSDDKIIRIATSDNFWQMGDTGPCGPCSEIFFDHGDHIPGGPPGSPDEDGDRFIEIWNLVFMQFEQIAPGNRVPLPRPSIDTGMGLERIAAVMQGVHDNYDIDLFKALIRASVEATGVPAEGANRASHRIIADHLRASSFLIADGVLPSNEGRGYVLRRIMRRAMRHAHLLGAAEPLIWRLVPALVREMGQAYPELLRAEALITETLRLEEIRFRRTLARGLTLLDDATGSLSSGATLDGETAFKLYDTYGFPLDLTQDALRARGIAVDTDVFQKAMERQKAEARANWAGSGDTATETVWFSLRDKLGATEFLGYSAEAAEGKVLALVRDGAEISEAKAGEPVSIVVNQTPFYAESGGQVGDAGRIETEGGAVVLVTDTQKRADGLFVHVGTVESGTVKVDDAVRLIVDHARRGTIRSNHSATHLLHAALRRVLGDHVAQKGSLVAPERLRFDFSHPKPIDEAELASIEDIANAVVLQDAPVVTRLMDRDEAMHSGAMALFGEKYGDEVRVVSMGEDGNKAYSVELCGGTHVGRTGEIGLVTLVGESAVAAGVRRVEALTGKAARDHLELQDKRLKAVAAALKVRPDEAADRVAALVEDKRRLERELAEAKKKLALGGGGGQAAGDGVREVGSVRYLGRVVSGIAPKDLKGLVDDAKKAVGSGIVAIVGVSDDGKAGLVVGVSEDLVGSYSAIDLVRAGSDALGGKGGGGRPDMAQAGGPDGAKADDALAAIEAVLAG; from the coding sequence ATGAGCAGCGTCAACGACATTCGGTCGGCGTATCTCGGCTTCTATCAGAAGAACGGTCACGAGATCGTCGCGTCGAGCCCGCTCGTGCCGCGCAACGATCCGACGCTGATGTTCACCAATGCCGGCATGGTCCAGTTCAAGGACTATTTCACCGGCCGCTCCGCCGCGCCCTATCCGCGCGCCACCACCTCGCAGAAATGCGTGCGCGCCGGCGGCAAGCACAACGATCTCGACAATGTCGGCTACACCGCGCGGCATCACACCTTCTTCGAGATGCTCGGCAATTTCTCCTTTGGCGACTATTTCAAGGAGCGCGCGATCGAGCTCGCCTGGACGCTCGTCACCAAGGAGTTCGGCCTCGCGAAGGAGAAGCTCTGCGTCACCGTCTATCACGATGACGAGGAGGCGTTCGGCCTCTGGAAGAAGATCGCCGGCCTCTCGGACGACAAGATCATCCGCATCGCGACGTCGGACAATTTCTGGCAGATGGGCGATACCGGTCCGTGCGGCCCGTGCTCGGAGATCTTCTTCGACCATGGCGACCATATCCCCGGCGGTCCTCCGGGCAGCCCGGACGAGGATGGCGACCGCTTCATCGAGATCTGGAATCTCGTTTTCATGCAGTTCGAGCAGATCGCGCCGGGCAACCGCGTGCCGCTGCCGCGCCCGTCGATCGATACCGGCATGGGCCTCGAGCGCATCGCCGCCGTCATGCAGGGCGTGCATGACAATTACGACATCGACCTGTTCAAGGCGCTGATCCGCGCCTCCGTCGAGGCGACCGGCGTTCCGGCCGAGGGCGCCAACCGCGCCAGCCACCGCATCATCGCCGACCATCTGCGCGCCTCGAGCTTCCTGATCGCCGACGGCGTGCTGCCGTCGAACGAGGGTCGCGGCTATGTGCTCCGCCGCATCATGCGCCGCGCCATGCGCCACGCGCATCTTCTCGGCGCGGCCGAGCCGCTGATCTGGCGCCTGGTGCCGGCGCTGGTGCGCGAGATGGGCCAGGCCTATCCCGAACTGCTGCGCGCCGAGGCGCTGATCACCGAGACGCTGCGGCTGGAGGAGATCCGCTTCCGCCGCACGCTGGCGCGCGGCCTGACGCTGCTCGACGACGCGACGGGCTCGCTCTCCAGCGGCGCGACGCTCGACGGCGAGACGGCGTTCAAGCTCTACGACACCTACGGCTTCCCGCTCGACCTGACGCAGGACGCGCTCCGCGCCCGCGGCATCGCTGTCGACACCGACGTCTTCCAGAAGGCGATGGAGCGGCAGAAGGCGGAAGCGCGCGCCAACTGGGCAGGCTCGGGCGACACGGCGACCGAGACGGTCTGGTTCTCGCTGCGCGACAAGCTCGGCGCGACCGAGTTCCTCGGCTATTCGGCCGAGGCCGCCGAGGGCAAGGTGCTGGCGCTGGTCCGCGACGGCGCCGAGATTTCTGAGGCGAAGGCCGGCGAGCCGGTTTCGATCGTCGTCAACCAGACGCCGTTCTACGCCGAATCGGGCGGCCAGGTCGGCGATGCCGGCCGGATCGAGACCGAGGGCGGCGCCGTTGTCCTCGTCACCGACACGCAGAAGCGCGCCGACGGCCTGTTCGTGCATGTCGGCACGGTGGAGAGCGGCACGGTCAAGGTCGATGACGCCGTCCGCCTGATCGTCGATCACGCCCGCCGTGGCACGATCCGTTCGAACCATTCGGCGACCCACCTGCTGCATGCGGCGCTCCGTCGGGTGCTCGGCGATCACGTCGCTCAGAAGGGCTCGCTCGTCGCGCCGGAGCGGCTCCGCTTCGATTTCAGCCATCCGAAGCCGATCGACGAGGCCGAGTTGGCCTCGATCGAGGACATCGCCAACGCGGTGGTGCTGCAGGACGCGCCGGTCGTCACTCGCCTGATGGATCGCGACGAGGCGATGCATTCGGGCGCGATGGCGCTGTTCGGCGAGAAATATGGCGACGAGGTCCGCGTCGTCTCGATGGGCGAGGACGGCAACAAGGCCTATTCGGTCGAGCTCTGCGGCGGCACCCATGTCGGCCGCACCGGCGAGATCGGCCTGGTGACGCTGGTCGGCGAGAGCGCGGTCGCGGCCGGCGTGCGCCGGGTCGAGGCGCTGACCGGCAAGGCGGCGCGGGATCATCTCGAGCTGCAGGACAAGCGCCTGAAGGCGGTCGCCGCGGCGCTGAAGGTTCGCCCCGACGAGGCGGCGGATCGCGTCGCCGCGCTGGTCGAGGACAAGCGCCGGCTGGAGCGCGAGCTTGCCGAGGCGAAGAAGAAGCTGGCGCTCGGTGGTGGCGGCGGCCAGGCTGCCGGCGACGGCGTGCGCGAAGTCGGCTCGGTGCGTTATCTCGGCCGCGTCGTCTCGGGCATCGCGCCGAAGGACCTGAAGGGCCTCGTCGACGACGCGAAGAAGGCGGTCGGTTCCGGTATCGTGGCGATCGTCGGCGTCTCGGACGACGGCAAGGCCGGTCTCGTGGTCGGCGTCAGCGAGGATCTCGTCGGCAGCTACAGCGCCATCGATCTGGTTCGCGCCGGGTCGGACGCGCTGGGCGGAAAGGGCGGTGGCGGCCGCCCCGACATGGCGCAGGCCGGCGGACCCGACGGCGCCAAGGCGGACGACGCGCTGGCGGCGATCGAGGCCGTCCTGGCGGGCTAG
- a CDS encoding GFA family protein, with protein sequence MAASETRGGGCHCGRVRFTVRGDFGTAMSCNCSICQKRGHWLAFVPAADFTLESGADDLTDYQFNRFRIHHLFCSHCGVGSFGRGVGPDGAEMVAVNVRCLDDMDLSTVTVTAFDGRSH encoded by the coding sequence ATGGCGGCGAGCGAGACGCGGGGCGGCGGCTGTCATTGCGGCCGGGTCCGGTTCACGGTGCGCGGCGATTTCGGCACGGCGATGTCGTGCAACTGCTCGATCTGCCAGAAGCGCGGCCACTGGCTCGCCTTCGTGCCGGCCGCGGATTTCACGCTCGAAAGCGGCGCCGACGACCTCACCGACTACCAGTTCAACCGCTTCCGCATCCATCATCTCTTCTGTTCGCATTGCGGCGTCGGCTCGTTCGGCCGCGGCGTCGGGCCCGACGGCGCCGAGATGGTGGCGGTCAATGTCCGCTGTCTCGACGACATGGATCTCTCGACCGTCACGGTCACCGCCTTCGACGGCCGCAGCCACTGA
- the recA gene encoding recombinase RecA produces the protein MSQSSLRLVEGATMDKSKALDAALSQIERAFGKGSIMRLGQNKAVEIGTVSTGSIGLDIALGIGGLPRGRIIEVYGPESSGKTTLALHTIAEAQKNGGICAFVDAEHALDPIYARKLGVNLDDLLISQPDTGEQALEITDTLVRSGAVDVLVVDSVAALTPRAEIEGEMGDSLPGLQARLMSQALRKLTASISKSNTMVIFINQIRMKIGVMFGNPETTTGGNALKFYASVRLDIRRIGAIKERDEVVGNQTRVKVVKNKLAPPFKQVEFDIMYGEGVSKMGELVDLGVKAGIVEKSGAWFSYDSQRLGQGRENAKNFLRENPKVAATIELAIRQNAGLIAEQLTKGGPEDDSDGDDALEA, from the coding sequence ATGTCTCAATCTTCTCTCCGTCTCGTCGAAGGGGCCACCATGGACAAGTCGAAGGCGCTGGATGCAGCGCTCTCCCAGATCGAACGGGCCTTTGGCAAGGGGTCGATCATGCGACTCGGCCAGAACAAGGCCGTCGAGATCGGCACGGTTTCGACCGGCTCCATCGGCCTCGATATCGCGCTTGGCATCGGCGGCCTGCCGCGCGGCCGAATCATCGAGGTCTACGGGCCGGAATCGTCGGGCAAGACCACGCTGGCGCTGCACACCATCGCCGAGGCGCAGAAGAATGGCGGCATCTGCGCCTTCGTCGACGCCGAGCACGCGCTCGATCCGATCTATGCCCGCAAGCTCGGCGTCAATCTCGACGACCTGCTGATTTCCCAGCCCGATACCGGCGAGCAGGCGCTCGAGATCACCGACACGCTGGTCCGCTCCGGCGCGGTCGACGTGCTGGTCGTCGATTCGGTCGCGGCGCTGACGCCGCGCGCCGAAATCGAGGGCGAGATGGGCGACAGCCTGCCCGGCCTGCAGGCTCGCCTGATGAGCCAGGCGCTGCGCAAGCTCACCGCGTCGATCTCGAAGTCGAACACGATGGTGATCTTCATCAACCAGATCCGCATGAAGATCGGCGTCATGTTCGGCAATCCGGAGACGACGACGGGCGGCAACGCGCTGAAGTTCTATGCCTCTGTCCGCCTCGACATCCGCCGCATCGGCGCGATCAAGGAGCGCGACGAGGTGGTCGGCAACCAGACCCGCGTCAAGGTCGTCAAGAACAAGCTGGCGCCGCCGTTCAAGCAGGTCGAGTTCGACATCATGTATGGCGAGGGCGTCTCCAAGATGGGCGAGCTCGTCGATCTCGGCGTCAAGGCCGGCATCGTCGAGAAATCAGGCGCCTGGTTCTCCTATGACAGCCAGCGCCTCGGCCAGGGCCGCGAGAACGCCAAGAACTTTTTGCGCGAAAACCCGAAGGTTGCTGCGACGATCGAGCTGGCGATCCGCCAGAATGCCGGCCTGATCGCCGAGCAGCTCACCAAGGGCGGCCCCGAGGACGACAGCGACGGCGACGACGCGCTCGAGGCGTAA
- a CDS encoding serine hydrolase, with protein sequence MTAPTTAPVTTISATAPMTAEESDPGKLGWMVGSPPPADKIIRYSDPDFFAFPKLRWTVCHFRELAPTVGVGRGLGPLRFFDRAIDPAIDALTFVPLGDTKPMRFADSLAANYTDGIVILHDGVLVYERYAGCLDETGKHAAMSVTKSLTGLLGETLVAEGKLDENARVATLVPELTESAFGDATVRQVLDMTTGLHYSEDYADPDADVWIYSAAGNPLPKPADYTGPRSYFDYLKTVRKEGEHGAAFGYRTINSDALGWIIARVTGKSVAALLSERIWSRMGAEQDAYYTLDSTGTPFAGGGFSAGLRDMARIGQLMLDNGRQAGEQIIPEAAIAHIRAGGDKVAFAKANYPLLKGWSYSGMWWISHNANGAFMARGVHGQAIYVDPAARMVIARFASNPVASNAANDPTSLPAYEAVAKYLMTK encoded by the coding sequence ATGACGGCTCCCACGACGGCTCCGGTAACGACCATCTCGGCAACGGCGCCGATGACAGCCGAGGAATCCGATCCCGGCAAGCTCGGCTGGATGGTGGGGTCGCCGCCGCCCGCCGACAAGATCATCCGCTACAGCGATCCGGATTTTTTCGCTTTCCCCAAGCTGCGCTGGACCGTCTGCCATTTCCGCGAGCTCGCGCCGACGGTCGGCGTCGGCCGCGGCCTCGGCCCGCTGCGCTTCTTCGATCGCGCCATCGATCCGGCGATCGACGCGCTGACCTTCGTGCCGCTCGGCGACACAAAGCCGATGCGCTTCGCCGATTCGCTCGCCGCCAACTACACGGACGGCATCGTCATCCTGCATGACGGCGTCCTCGTCTACGAGCGCTATGCCGGCTGCCTCGACGAGACCGGCAAGCATGCGGCGATGTCGGTGACGAAGTCGCTGACCGGCCTGCTCGGCGAGACGCTGGTGGCGGAAGGCAAGCTCGACGAGAATGCCAGGGTCGCGACGCTGGTGCCGGAACTCACTGAGAGCGCGTTCGGCGATGCGACCGTGCGCCAGGTGCTCGATATGACCACCGGCCTCCACTACAGCGAGGACTATGCCGACCCGGACGCCGACGTCTGGATCTATTCGGCCGCCGGCAATCCCTTGCCGAAGCCGGCCGACTACACCGGCCCGCGCAGCTATTTCGACTATCTGAAGACGGTCCGGAAAGAGGGCGAGCATGGCGCCGCCTTCGGCTATAGGACGATCAATTCGGACGCGCTCGGCTGGATCATCGCCCGCGTCACGGGAAAATCCGTCGCCGCGCTGCTGTCGGAGCGGATCTGGAGCCGGATGGGCGCCGAGCAGGACGCCTATTACACGCTCGATTCGACCGGAACGCCCTTCGCCGGCGGCGGCTTCAGCGCCGGCCTCCGCGACATGGCCCGCATCGGCCAGCTGATGCTGGACAATGGCAGGCAGGCCGGCGAGCAGATCATCCCCGAGGCGGCGATCGCCCATATCCGCGCCGGCGGCGACAAGGTGGCCTTCGCCAAGGCCAATTATCCGCTGCTGAAGGGCTGGAGCTACAGCGGCATGTGGTGGATCTCGCACAACGCGAACGGCGCCTTCATGGCGCGCGGCGTGCACGGCCAGGCGATCTATGTCGATCCGGCCGCGCGCATGGTGATCGCCCGCTTCGCCTCCAACCCGGTCGCCAGCAACGCCGCCAACGACCCGACGAGCCTGCCCGCCTATGAGGCGGTGGCGAAATACCTGATGACGAAGTGA
- a CDS encoding SDR family NAD(P)-dependent oxidoreductase — protein sequence MTKTALITAASKGIGGGIAERLAADGYRVGLLGRSEGVEALAAELGGFAVRGDVTEAASIEALVERARTETGQIDVVVANTGHAAKKKLLDLDDGDWHAALDIFLLPTVRLLRAARAELERSKGAVIAISSFAAKRNDPDFASSSVLRAGLSAYVGVAARLLAKDGVSINAVAPGFIDSLPSTPERIARIPAGRYGEVQEIAATVAYLASPEARYVTGQTIVVDGGLTA from the coding sequence ATGACGAAGACCGCATTGATCACGGCCGCCAGCAAGGGCATCGGCGGGGGCATCGCAGAGCGGCTGGCCGCGGACGGCTATCGCGTCGGCCTGCTCGGGCGTTCCGAGGGCGTCGAGGCGCTCGCCGCCGAGCTCGGCGGCTTTGCCGTGCGCGGCGACGTGACCGAGGCCGCGTCCATCGAGGCGCTGGTCGAGCGGGCGCGCACCGAGACCGGGCAGATCGACGTCGTCGTCGCCAATACCGGCCATGCCGCCAAGAAGAAGCTGCTCGATCTCGACGACGGCGACTGGCATGCCGCGCTCGACATCTTCCTGCTGCCGACCGTCCGCCTCCTGCGCGCCGCCCGCGCCGAGCTCGAGCGCTCGAAGGGCGCGGTGATCGCGATTTCGAGCTTCGCCGCCAAGCGCAACGATCCGGACTTCGCTTCGTCCTCGGTGCTGCGCGCCGGGCTTTCCGCCTATGTCGGCGTCGCGGCGCGGCTGCTCGCCAAGGACGGCGTCAGCATCAACGCCGTCGCGCCCGGCTTCATCGATTCGCTGCCGAGCACGCCGGAGCGCATCGCCCGCATTCCGGCCGGCCGCTATGGCGAGGTCCAGGAAATCGCCGCGACCGTCGCCTATCTGGCCTCGCCCGAGGCGCGCTACGTCACCGGCCAGACGATCGTCGTCGATGGCGGCCTGACCGCCTGA
- a CDS encoding pseudouridine-5'-phosphate glycosidase, with the protein MSEKDLIILSDEVAAAKADGKPLVALETTIVTHGMPYPDNIATARAVEDIVRANGAVPATIAIMDGKIRVGLTADELERLAGLKDVLKVSRADLAFALSTGRPGATTVAATMITAHLAGIKVFATGGIGGVHRGAETTYDVSADLYEFPKTPVTVVCAGAKALLDIPKTLEVLETLGVPVVTVGQDALPAFWSRDSGLPSPLRLDAARDIAAFIAKRAEIGLEGGLLVANPVPVADEIPAEEMRSYIETAIIDAERDGIRAKGVTPYVLGRILELTSGRSLVTNIALVKNNAKLAAGIAAALV; encoded by the coding sequence ATGTCCGAAAAAGACCTCATCATCCTTTCCGACGAAGTCGCCGCCGCCAAGGCTGATGGCAAGCCCCTCGTGGCGCTCGAAACCACGATCGTCACGCATGGCATGCCCTATCCGGACAACATCGCCACGGCGCGCGCGGTCGAGGACATCGTCCGCGCGAATGGCGCGGTTCCGGCGACGATCGCCATCATGGACGGCAAGATCCGCGTCGGCCTGACGGCGGACGAGCTGGAGCGCCTCGCCGGCCTCAAGGACGTGCTGAAGGTGTCGCGCGCCGATCTGGCCTTCGCGCTCTCGACCGGCCGTCCCGGCGCCACCACGGTGGCGGCGACGATGATCACGGCGCATCTCGCCGGCATCAAGGTGTTCGCGACCGGCGGCATCGGCGGCGTGCATCGCGGCGCCGAGACCACCTATGACGTCTCGGCCGATCTCTACGAGTTCCCGAAGACGCCGGTGACGGTCGTCTGCGCCGGCGCCAAGGCTCTCCTCGACATCCCGAAGACGCTGGAAGTGCTGGAGACGCTCGGCGTGCCTGTCGTCACCGTCGGCCAGGACGCACTGCCGGCCTTCTGGTCGCGCGACAGCGGCCTGCCCTCGCCGCTTCGCCTGGACGCGGCCCGCGACATCGCCGCCTTCATCGCCAAGCGCGCCGAGATCGGCCTCGAGGGTGGCCTGCTGGTCGCCAATCCGGTGCCGGTCGCCGACGAGATCCCGGCCGAGGAGATGCGCTCCTATATCGAGACGGCGATCATCGACGCCGAGCGCGACGGCATCCGCGCCAAGGGCGTGACGCCCTATGTGCTCGGCCGCATCCTCGAGCTGACCTCGGGCCGCAGCCTCGTCACCAACATCGCGCTGGTGAAGAACAACGCCAAGCTCGCCGCCGGCATCGCGGCAGCCCTGGTCTGA
- a CDS encoding class I SAM-dependent methyltransferase produces MIEGQPSATAFRVAMRRAAHQLLDKPLIFEDPLALTIVGGDRGSVLARDELSRADSPGGETIRAFLAARSRFAEDRLAAAVARGVRHVVVLGAGLDTFAYRNPYADKGVVVFEVDYPATQVWKRERLAATGIAVPDNVTFVPVDFTTEHLDEKLLAAGLDPAVPVFFSWLGVAPYLTEAAILSTLQIIAGRVGGAEVVFDYAETPEKLGLLQRLAFTTLAGRTASLGEPFVTFFRPDDLAGRLAALGFSSIEDRSGPDLGQIYVGGSAALDRATIGHVVAAIKTAATTDAEIPLPATAA; encoded by the coding sequence ATGATCGAAGGACAGCCCAGCGCTACCGCCTTTCGCGTCGCCATGCGCCGCGCGGCGCATCAGCTTCTCGACAAGCCCCTGATTTTCGAGGATCCGCTCGCGCTGACCATCGTCGGCGGCGACCGCGGCTCCGTGCTGGCGCGCGATGAACTCTCGCGTGCCGATTCGCCCGGCGGCGAGACCATCCGCGCCTTCCTCGCCGCCCGCAGCCGCTTTGCCGAGGACCGGCTCGCCGCCGCCGTCGCGCGCGGCGTCCGCCATGTCGTCGTGCTCGGCGCCGGGCTCGATACCTTCGCCTATCGCAATCCCTATGCCGACAAGGGCGTCGTCGTGTTCGAGGTCGACTATCCGGCGACCCAGGTCTGGAAGCGCGAGCGGCTGGCCGCGACCGGCATTGCCGTGCCCGACAACGTGACCTTCGTGCCGGTCGATTTCACCACCGAGCATCTCGACGAAAAGCTGCTGGCGGCGGGCCTCGATCCGGCCGTGCCGGTGTTTTTCTCCTGGCTCGGCGTCGCCCCCTATCTGACCGAGGCGGCGATCCTCTCGACGCTTCAGATCATCGCCGGCCGCGTCGGCGGCGCCGAGGTCGTGTTCGACTACGCCGAGACGCCGGAAAAGCTCGGCCTGCTGCAGCGCCTTGCCTTCACCACGCTGGCGGGCCGCACCGCGAGCCTCGGCGAGCCCTTCGTCACTTTCTTCCGTCCCGACGATCTCGCCGGCCGCCTCGCCGCGCTCGGCTTCTCGTCGATCGAGGATCGCAGCGGTCCCGATCTCGGCCAGATCTATGTCGGCGGCTCCGCCGCGCTCGACCGCGCCACGATCGGTCATGTGGTGGCCGCCATCAAGACGGCCGCGACGACCGACGCCGAAATCCCGCTTCCCGCGACCGCCGCCTGA
- a CDS encoding cytochrome P450, whose protein sequence is MNDGSAPTRQAEAQALPVRIDPVTRRVSIDAKDPVFFQDPYPVFEAIRAVTPAFFWEEQGVWCFLGADDVNALYRDRRFGREILHVATREELGIPEIPAHLKPFYDVDNLSMLEREPPVHTRLRTLVNRAFVSRQIERLRPRIEALCHELIDGFEAKGEVELIDAYATPIPITVIAEILGVPVERAPDLLAWSHAMVGMYQLGRTRAMEDAAVEATLAFSAFLRAYVEERRGKPGDDLISQLIAAEEKGEKLSEDELITTCILLLNAGHEATVHAVGNGVRAILRSGADPKALFASDETTAATVEECLRYDPPLHMFMRYALEDLEFGGIQLKKGQQVGLLLGAANRDPGRYASADRFDATREPKPHVSFGLGIHFCIGAPLARLEMQVALPILFERLPGLRFAEAPRYRDTYHFHGLDGLNLAWDR, encoded by the coding sequence ATGAACGATGGAAGCGCGCCCACCCGTCAGGCAGAGGCGCAGGCCTTGCCGGTCCGGATCGATCCGGTCACGCGGCGCGTTTCGATCGATGCCAAGGATCCGGTCTTCTTCCAGGATCCGTATCCGGTCTTCGAGGCGATCCGCGCCGTCACGCCGGCGTTCTTCTGGGAGGAGCAGGGCGTCTGGTGCTTCCTCGGCGCCGACGACGTCAACGCGCTCTATCGCGATCGCCGCTTCGGCCGCGAGATCCTGCATGTGGCGACCCGCGAGGAGCTCGGCATTCCCGAGATCCCGGCGCATCTGAAGCCGTTCTACGACGTCGACAACCTCTCCATGCTGGAGCGCGAACCGCCCGTTCACACCCGTCTGCGGACGCTGGTCAACCGCGCTTTCGTCTCGCGCCAGATCGAGCGGCTCCGGCCGCGCATCGAGGCGCTCTGCCACGAGCTGATCGACGGCTTCGAGGCGAAGGGCGAGGTCGAGCTGATCGACGCCTATGCGACGCCGATCCCGATCACCGTCATCGCTGAGATCCTCGGCGTGCCGGTCGAGCGCGCGCCGGACCTGCTCGCCTGGTCGCATGCGATGGTCGGCATGTACCAGCTCGGCCGTACCCGAGCGATGGAGGACGCCGCCGTCGAGGCGACGCTCGCCTTCTCCGCCTTCCTGCGCGCCTATGTCGAGGAGCGGCGGGGCAAGCCGGGCGACGATCTGATCAGCCAGCTGATCGCGGCGGAGGAGAAGGGCGAGAAGCTCTCCGAGGACGAGCTGATCACCACCTGCATCCTGCTGCTCAATGCCGGGCATGAAGCGACGGTGCACGCGGTCGGCAATGGCGTCCGCGCGATCCTGCGCTCCGGCGCGGATCCGAAGGCGCTGTTCGCGTCCGACGAGACGACCGCCGCGACGGTGGAGGAATGCCTGCGCTACGATCCGCCGCTGCACATGTTCATGCGCTATGCGCTGGAGGATCTGGAGTTCGGCGGCATCCAATTGAAGAAGGGCCAGCAGGTCGGCCTGCTGCTCGGCGCCGCCAACCGCGATCCCGGTCGTTATGCGAGCGCCGACCGCTTCGACGCGACGCGCGAACCGAAGCCGCACGTCTCCTTCGGCCTCGGCATCCATTTCTGCATCGGCGCGCCGCTCGCCCGGCTCGAAATGCAGGTGGCGCTGCCGATCCTGTTCGAGCGACTGCCGGGCCTCCGCTTCGCCGAGGCGCCCCGCTATCGCGACACCTATCATTTTCACGGTCTCGATGGATTGAACCTGGCATGGGATCGCTGA